Proteins from a single region of Companilactobacillus farciminis KCTC 3681 = DSM 20184:
- a CDS encoding SLAP domain-containing protein: protein MKKSILFLVCALLGVGGSLVSTTDVNAESVSKGNFAQVSSEEAPVYDQNGNATDVALQKDSTWQVAKTQNINGTDYFQVATNQFLSAKDSFAYKNRRMVIKVQSLDGKDKAVNVYDHNLVQKSDVSLASGTKWATDTVINTSNDMPFLRVAPDQYVAMYDVVEQTFKATI from the coding sequence ATGAAAAAATCTATCTTGTTTTTAGTGTGTGCACTTTTAGGTGTCGGAGGTTCTTTAGTATCAACTACTGATGTTAATGCCGAATCAGTAAGTAAGGGGAATTTTGCTCAAGTAAGTAGTGAAGAAGCACCTGTTTATGATCAAAACGGAAATGCTACTGATGTTGCTCTTCAAAAGGACAGTACTTGGCAAGTTGCTAAGACTCAAAATATTAACGGAACTGACTATTTCCAAGTTGCAACTAACCAATTTTTGAGTGCAAAGGATAGTTTTGCATACAAAAACCGTCGAATGGTTATCAAAGTTCAATCACTCGACGGCAAAGATAAAGCTGTTAATGTTTACGACCATAATTTAGTACAAAAAAGCGACGTATCTTTAGCATCTGGAACCAAATGGGCTACAGATACTGTTATCAATACGTCTAACGATATGCCTTTCTTACGTGTTGCTCCTGATCAGTACGTTGCCATGTACGATGTTGTTGAACAAACTTTCAAGGCTACTATTTAA
- a CDS encoding SLAP domain-containing protein: MTSTATTGTNPYVIPSNVTDSTVVNFADPLLGAAVKTALNIPASDPITVGDIKGYVNPTLGIMMTSYEMDHPAGGGSPQPGSSMTDQQDTPIESLDGMQYLQLLPTKTSVIFQAKLASDENANTDLRPLDGINFSQLTLDGNFSDSDAKEIDVSQLADLNLSKATYFELSGGSTTEPTGGLNNQELAEVAPTIVKFANNGQSYHTIELGYSGISDFTPLQGVESGQGVSVIAVSNTVNDPTPIYAVTGQPITFTAPKLLDLDGKDLAGNYHYSSSVLSTALKDDNLTNNDNDSYTLTNADPNAKYLTYGQIGFADYTPDAYTYETKGTTLFENVTMVSQPLVWQAHPTVTINYVDSSGQPILSDGAPMTKTIDGNLIGDSYDLTSDSQVPGYTLTSPTTSLTGTFTQSPKVVDLTYEVTPQTSSSETTQPVVTQPTTTTTTSSTSGRVPIAVYDVEGDSPSAEKLEDMGVRATTQIDGQLFYLVGYGQWVLASDYSDVVSPTSGVVRTFDSTSGLVNAYGQPVSEKLMPNTEWKYSKIVTINGAKYYQVATDEFLPVQSGVEFVSTKGTVKTQTRTALYDSQGKSLGQSLSSGTSWYTDGYAMINGVKMYRVATDEWIPASDVI, from the coding sequence ATGACTTCGACGGCTACAACGGGGACTAATCCATATGTCATTCCAAGTAATGTGACTGATAGTACAGTTGTTAACTTTGCTGATCCATTGCTAGGTGCAGCTGTTAAGACGGCTTTGAATATTCCTGCTAGTGATCCAATTACGGTTGGCGACATTAAGGGATACGTCAACCCAACATTAGGAATTATGATGACTAGCTATGAAATGGATCATCCAGCTGGTGGAGGTAGTCCACAACCTGGATCTTCGATGACCGACCAACAAGATACACCAATTGAGAGTCTTGATGGGATGCAATATTTGCAATTGTTGCCAACTAAAACTAGTGTCATCTTCCAAGCTAAATTGGCATCAGATGAGAATGCAAATACAGATTTGAGACCACTAGATGGTATTAACTTTAGCCAACTTACACTTGACGGTAACTTTAGTGATTCAGATGCTAAGGAAATCGATGTCAGTCAACTAGCTGATCTAAATCTTTCTAAAGCAACGTACTTTGAATTGAGTGGCGGTTCAACTACAGAACCAACTGGAGGTTTGAACAATCAAGAATTAGCTGAGGTTGCTCCAACAATTGTTAAATTTGCTAATAATGGGCAGAGTTATCACACAATTGAATTAGGTTACTCAGGTATTTCCGACTTTACGCCATTGCAAGGAGTTGAATCTGGACAAGGCGTATCTGTCATTGCAGTATCGAATACAGTCAATGATCCAACACCAATTTATGCAGTAACAGGTCAACCAATCACGTTTACCGCACCTAAATTACTTGATTTGGATGGTAAAGATTTAGCTGGCAACTATCATTATTCAAGTTCAGTCCTTTCAACTGCTTTAAAAGATGACAATTTAACTAATAATGACAACGATAGTTATACTTTGACTAATGCAGATCCTAATGCCAAGTACTTAACTTATGGTCAAATTGGTTTTGCTGATTATACTCCTGATGCTTATACATATGAAACCAAGGGAACAACCTTATTTGAAAATGTAACCATGGTTTCTCAACCATTAGTTTGGCAAGCACATCCCACAGTCACGATTAATTATGTGGATTCATCAGGTCAACCAATTTTGTCCGATGGTGCGCCAATGACTAAGACAATCGACGGTAATTTGATTGGTGATTCCTATGATTTGACATCTGACAGTCAAGTTCCAGGATATACTTTGACTAGTCCAACAACGTCATTGACAGGAACCTTTACACAAAGTCCTAAAGTCGTAGATTTGACATATGAAGTAACTCCACAAACTTCATCTTCAGAAACTACGCAACCAGTAGTAACTCAACCAACTACGACAACTACTACATCATCGACATCTGGTAGAGTACCTATTGCCGTCTATGATGTGGAAGGCGACTCTCCAAGTGCTGAAAAACTAGAGGATATGGGAGTTCGGGCAACTACTCAAATTGATGGACAATTGTTCTACTTGGTAGGTTATGGTCAATGGGTTTTAGCCAGCGATTATAGCGATGTTGTTTCACCAACTAGTGGCGTGGTCAGAACCTTTGATAGCACAAGTGGTCTGGTAAATGCTTATGGCCAACCAGTTTCCGAAAAATTAATGCCTAATACGGAATGGAAATATAGCAAGATCGTAACTATCAACGGTGCTAAATATTATCAAGTCGCCACAGATGAATTTTTGCCTGTCCAAAGCGGGGTTGAATTTGTTTCGACTAAAGGTACAGTTAAAACTCAAACCAGAACTGCTCTTTACGATTCACAAGGTAAGAGCTTAGGACAATCATTGTCTAGTGGTACTAGTTGGTATACTGACGGCTATGCCATGATCAATGGTGTCAAAATGTATCGTGTTGCTACTGACGAATGGATTCCAGCTAGTGACGTTATTTAA
- a CDS encoding SLAP domain-containing protein, with product MTINKKYMYLGTTLFSVLVLTSMSAKTVKADTTTDSTATAQNTGTTDATEKTAITDSTTTPTTTTSMISTSATTPTSATSSSTTPTSFTTASSTTPSTTTSTTTTSTASSTLTSPTTTSTATTPTESTTPTTSTATTKPSTTTTSPTTSTTTVTSTVTTGSSTTSTTTTPTTSPTTTTTGTTTTTSPTTSTSTTPTTDTTTVTGTVDNGTLTYEIPSDVTDDTVVQFSDSLLGDIVKKQLGLTTAQDITVGSIKGFKQPIFNVDEATYEMHLNNLPTYSTQQATPIESLNGMQYLQLLPSTTQVYLGFRLASDDKANTDLTPLDKLNLNKFSVVGNFGNTSAKQIDVGQLTKLNISGNNSLVGLYGDNEKLSHSGVTNEQFKQIGPWYAAITNKYSDALISMTNASVTDFSPLDSVSRTSEASLFDVQSEMTDSPVYAVHNQPITFKPSPNIGIDGDDLAATYSYSPSAASDDLVSGNIVYNPTDGTYTLADPNQSATELKYGDIGYTANTQDYVRKFYGNFEFRYYGMTTRPLIWQDHPTVTIYYQNSAGQPMLNDDGSPMTKTFSGNLIGDSFDFTTDSAIDGYTLTSPTTMLQGKYTQAPQGIYLQYTRNATTGGGGTTTIPPIETPQQDEPTDNRIEVEVNYVTPDSPEAQMGVKATTMINGVEFYMTGYGDWIAADTYNGVKEDSEGIVRTTSTNVTLYDSKGQPISRQLSLDTAWKYSGIVTINGKDYYQVASDEFLPYNSGLEFNSMGATVNVTVSEITPLYDSNGQLLNRTLPNSSTWVTDGYAMINGEKMYRVATNEWIKAAGTTDFEPVSQTFHTDEATYLYDQNGKMLTRSLPADTDWKVDRIVYIDGQAYYRVATDEYVKVV from the coding sequence ATGACTATTAATAAAAAATATATGTATTTAGGCACAACCTTGTTTTCAGTATTAGTACTCACGTCTATGTCAGCCAAAACAGTTAAAGCCGACACAACCACGGATTCTACTGCCACGGCTCAAAATACAGGAACGACGGATGCCACCGAAAAAACTGCAATTACAGATTCTACGACCACACCAACGACCACGACTTCTATGATTTCTACAAGTGCGACTACGCCAACTAGTGCAACTTCATCAAGTACGACACCAACTAGTTTTACAACGGCTAGTTCCACCACGCCAAGCACAACGACGTCCACTACCACAACTAGTACAGCCAGTTCTACTTTGACTAGTCCAACTACAACATCGACTGCAACAACTCCAACAGAAAGTACGACACCGACGACTTCAACAGCCACGACCAAGCCAAGCACGACTACAACTAGTCCTACTACGAGTACCACGACCGTCACATCGACTGTCACGACTGGATCCAGTACAACGAGTACTACAACTACACCAACGACTAGTCCAACAACCACAACTACGGGGACAACAACTACAACATCTCCCACAACGAGCACCTCGACGACTCCGACAACAGATACGACTACGGTTACAGGGACAGTGGACAATGGAACTTTAACTTATGAGATTCCTAGTGATGTGACTGATGATACGGTGGTTCAATTCAGTGATTCATTACTCGGTGATATCGTAAAAAAACAGCTTGGACTCACAACAGCTCAAGATATCACAGTGGGCTCAATCAAAGGGTTTAAACAGCCTATTTTCAATGTCGATGAAGCTACTTACGAGATGCACTTGAATAATTTACCAACTTATTCTACGCAACAAGCCACTCCAATCGAAAGCCTCAATGGTATGCAATATTTACAGTTATTACCATCAACAACACAAGTGTATCTTGGCTTTAGATTGGCTTCTGATGATAAAGCTAACACCGATTTGACGCCTTTGGATAAATTGAACTTGAACAAATTTTCGGTAGTTGGCAATTTTGGTAATACGAGTGCTAAACAGATTGATGTTGGCCAGTTAACTAAGTTGAATATTTCCGGCAATAATTCTCTGGTTGGATTATATGGCGATAATGAAAAGCTTAGTCATTCTGGTGTGACTAATGAACAATTCAAGCAAATTGGTCCTTGGTACGCGGCCATTACGAATAAATATAGTGATGCTTTAATATCAATGACTAATGCTTCAGTAACTGATTTTTCACCATTGGATAGTGTGAGTCGGACTAGTGAAGCCAGCTTGTTTGACGTTCAAAGTGAGATGACGGATTCGCCTGTCTACGCTGTTCACAATCAACCAATCACTTTCAAACCAAGTCCTAATATTGGAATTGATGGAGATGATTTGGCTGCTACTTATAGTTATTCTCCAAGTGCTGCGAGTGATGATTTGGTTAGTGGCAATATTGTTTATAATCCTACTGACGGCACTTATACATTAGCTGACCCGAATCAATCAGCCACTGAATTGAAATATGGCGATATTGGATATACTGCTAATACGCAAGATTACGTTCGGAAATTTTACGGTAATTTTGAATTTAGATATTACGGAATGACAACACGACCTTTGATTTGGCAAGATCATCCTACAGTAACAATTTATTATCAAAACTCAGCTGGACAACCAATGTTAAACGATGATGGCTCACCAATGACAAAGACTTTCTCTGGAAATTTGATTGGCGATAGTTTTGATTTCACAACTGACAGTGCGATAGATGGTTATACTTTGACTAGTCCAACTACGATGCTACAAGGAAAGTACACTCAAGCGCCGCAAGGAATTTATCTTCAATACACGAGAAATGCGACTACAGGTGGCGGGGGAACAACGACTATTCCACCAATTGAGACACCTCAACAAGATGAACCGACTGATAATCGAATTGAAGTGGAAGTAAATTATGTCACACCAGATTCTCCTGAAGCCCAAATGGGTGTCAAAGCTACAACGATGATCAATGGTGTGGAATTTTATATGACTGGATATGGTGATTGGATTGCAGCCGATACATACAATGGCGTCAAAGAGGACAGCGAAGGTATCGTCAGAACTACATCAACTAATGTCACTTTATATGATTCGAAAGGACAACCAATTTCTCGTCAATTATCATTAGATACGGCTTGGAAGTATTCTGGAATCGTTACGATCAACGGAAAGGATTACTATCAAGTCGCAAGTGATGAATTTTTGCCTTACAACAGTGGTTTGGAGTTTAATTCAATGGGAGCCACGGTTAATGTAACAGTTTCAGAAATTACACCTTTGTATGATTCCAACGGACAATTGTTAAATAGAACCTTACCTAATAGTAGTACTTGGGTAACCGATGGTTATGCGATGATTAATGGCGAAAAGATGTATCGAGTAGCTACTAACGAATGGATCAAAGCGGCAGGTACGACCGATTTTGAACCAGTTTCACAAACGTTTCATACAGACGAAGCGACCTATTTATACGATCAAAATGGCAAGATGTTGACGAGAAGTTTGCCAGCTGATACTGATTGGAAAGTAGACCGAATTGTTTATATTGACGGACAAGCATATTATCGAGTTGCGACCGATGAATATGTAAAAGTCGTCTAA
- a CDS encoding SLAP domain-containing protein — protein MLTNKKCMKLGTTIISALVLTSLSGQTVEAATTSTSTSSTATPTTATTTVSPTVTTSVTAPVTSSTTSTTTAPVTTTSTTSTTSTTSTGTTATTAPTTSTASTSTTGTTAPSTSTTSTSTTGTTTPTTSTASTTGTTSPTTSTSSGTTTAPSTSTSTTTTPTTSSTTGSTTGSTTTATTGTSTTSSSSSGSTAGATLPASSLPVSVPTTLPGGQTNIVADTGGYKLPTNLTDSTVVDFSDSTLAGMVRQALGLSATAPITVGDIKTYQPLTVTLTLDEGQYLAKTTGTSYVAQADYVPIESLDGMQYLQLLPHDTISFTGKLGSDANANPSLEPMYGIKLNQLQLIGNYSDPSKKEINVSQIAKLETPIASAYLAGDDGFNGITNDELKTLAPWVVQFSNNSTYGGLTMNGNTISDFSPLGGINRNTHFSLNTTGGVYDPTTVYGVVGQPMQFTSTPVKGLDGEDVASNYGFTLNTASPAYGNLTAKGNDTYVIQDPTGSYNKLVYGDSGFDPKYNPTYNLGGVLVKQYGTTQWINNMIHAQPVVWQTSPSVEIKYTNSDGTPILNANGQPLTKTVTGTTIGDSFDLSGDTAVDGYTLETPTPTLQGKYTQDPQTITLAYKAIPKSTYTGTTGSSSTTTTTTPSEPTTPPTSDDEVQSRIPITVNSLSGSQTGENELLASLGVKATTTINGQEFYQVGYGQWVEASSFTDTEFSKPGTVRTFNSTVDLVDSSGKEIGRVVSPSSGWKYSKIVTISGDDYYQVATDEFVPVASGIPYTSVPETTSVGITSSTPIYNSQGESIGTTLPANTSWRTDSYATINGEKMYRVATDEWVPASSLTTYQPISSTYTAKGEIPLYDHNGKLIGRTLAPGTSWKTDQLATINGREYYRVATNEYVLA, from the coding sequence ATGTTAACTAATAAGAAATGTATGAAATTAGGAACGACTATTATTTCAGCGTTAGTATTAACGTCTTTATCAGGACAAACGGTGGAAGCTGCGACGACATCTACGTCCACTAGTTCGACGGCTACGCCAACTACTGCAACGACTACAGTATCGCCAACGGTAACGACTAGTGTCACTGCACCGGTAACAAGTTCAACAACAAGTACGACGACTGCACCAGTGACAACCACATCAACTACATCAACTACATCAACGACAAGTACAGGTACGACTGCTACAACAGCGCCAACCACTTCAACGGCAAGTACAAGTACGACTGGAACAACTGCACCATCTACATCAACAACAAGTACAAGTACGACTGGAACAACCACACCAACTACTTCGACAGCAAGTACAACTGGAACTACAAGTCCAACAACTAGCACGAGTAGTGGTACTACAACAGCGCCAAGTACGAGCACAAGTACTACAACTACACCAACAACTAGTTCAACAACTGGATCAACTACAGGTTCGACTACGACTGCTACTACTGGTACAAGTACAACGAGTTCTAGTTCTTCAGGTAGCACTGCCGGAGCAACTTTACCAGCTTCAAGTTTGCCAGTAAGCGTTCCAACAACATTGCCCGGTGGACAAACAAATATTGTCGCTGATACTGGTGGCTACAAACTACCAACTAATTTGACCGATAGTACGGTAGTTGATTTCTCAGATTCCACTTTGGCAGGAATGGTAAGACAAGCTTTGGGTTTGAGTGCAACGGCTCCAATTACGGTTGGAGATATCAAGACTTATCAACCATTGACTGTTACTTTGACATTGGATGAAGGTCAATATTTAGCTAAGACCACTGGTACTAGTTATGTAGCCCAAGCTGATTACGTTCCTATCGAAAGTTTGGACGGGATGCAATATTTGCAATTATTGCCACATGATACGATTAGCTTCACTGGTAAATTGGGTTCAGATGCCAATGCTAATCCAAGTTTGGAACCTATGTATGGCATCAAGCTTAACCAATTGCAATTGATTGGTAATTATAGTGATCCCTCCAAGAAAGAAATCAATGTCAGCCAAATTGCTAAGTTGGAAACACCAATTGCTAGTGCCTATTTAGCTGGGGATGATGGCTTTAACGGCATTACTAACGATGAATTAAAGACTCTAGCACCTTGGGTCGTTCAATTCTCTAATAACTCGACTTATGGTGGGTTAACTATGAACGGCAATACTATCAGTGACTTTTCACCATTAGGTGGCATCAATAGAAATACTCACTTCAGTCTCAATACAACTGGTGGCGTCTATGATCCAACGACTGTTTATGGTGTCGTCGGTCAACCAATGCAATTCACTTCAACTCCGGTCAAAGGACTTGATGGCGAAGATGTAGCTTCAAATTATGGTTTCACTTTGAATACTGCTAGTCCAGCGTATGGTAATTTGACTGCCAAAGGCAATGACACTTATGTAATTCAAGATCCTACTGGTTCATATAATAAATTAGTTTATGGTGATTCTGGATTCGATCCTAAATATAATCCTACTTACAATCTTGGTGGCGTACTAGTCAAACAATATGGCACAACGCAGTGGATCAACAATATGATTCATGCTCAACCAGTCGTTTGGCAAACTAGTCCTAGTGTTGAGATCAAATATACTAATAGTGATGGTACACCAATTTTGAATGCCAATGGACAACCATTAACTAAAACCGTTACTGGAACAACGATTGGTGATAGTTTTGATTTGAGTGGCGATACTGCAGTTGATGGATATACTTTGGAAACTCCAACACCAACATTACAAGGTAAATATACGCAAGATCCACAAACAATAACTTTGGCATACAAAGCTATTCCTAAGTCAACTTATACTGGAACAACTGGTTCTAGCTCAACGACAACAACGACAACTCCATCAGAACCAACCACTCCACCAACTTCTGACGATGAAGTACAATCAAGAATTCCTATAACAGTTAACTCTTTGTCGGGCTCTCAAACAGGAGAAAATGAACTCTTAGCTAGCTTAGGAGTCAAAGCAACGACAACTATTAACGGTCAAGAATTCTATCAAGTAGGTTATGGCCAATGGGTTGAAGCTAGTTCATTTACTGACACTGAATTTTCTAAACCTGGTACAGTCAGAACCTTTAATAGTACGGTTGATTTGGTTGATAGTTCTGGTAAAGAAATCGGCAGAGTCGTATCTCCAAGTTCAGGCTGGAAATACAGCAAGATTGTAACTATTAGTGGCGATGACTATTATCAAGTTGCTACAGATGAATTCGTACCCGTAGCTAGTGGTATTCCTTATACATCAGTGCCAGAAACTACTTCAGTTGGAATTACTAGTTCAACACCAATTTATAATTCTCAAGGTGAAAGCATCGGAACAACTTTGCCAGCTAATACTAGTTGGAGAACTGACAGCTACGCCACAATCAATGGTGAAAAGATGTATCGTGTCGCTACTGATGAATGGGTTCCTGCTAGTTCATTGACGACTTATCAACCAATTTCTTCTACTTATACAGCTAAAGGAGAAATTCCACTTTATGACCATAACGGTAAATTAATTGGTAGAACATTAGCTCCAGGAACATCTTGGAAGACAGATCAACTTGCCACTATCAATGGTCGAGAATATTATCGTGTTGCTACAAATGAATATGTTTTAGCTTAA
- a CDS encoding type II toxin-antitoxin system PemK/MazF family toxin has translation MQMPKQMDVIVIDAESHSGKEYGEHNPTIGNTRRHMVVMSDSGYNEATGMVLAMPITTSPKYKNKPEYYPILIMGGEETGVKGYVVGWQLQNFDYRTRNGKVVNKITAKQYKELLSYVEDMLGIES, from the coding sequence ATGCAGATGCCAAAACAAATGGATGTAATTGTCATTGATGCAGAATCACATTCTGGTAAAGAATATGGAGAACATAATCCTACGATTGGAAATACTAGAAGACATATGGTTGTAATGAGTGACAGTGGGTATAATGAAGCAACTGGAATGGTTTTGGCAATGCCAATAACAACGTCTCCTAAGTATAAAAATAAGCCAGAGTATTATCCTATCCTTATTATGGGTGGCGAAGAGACTGGTGTTAAAGGTTATGTAGTAGGTTGGCAGTTACAAAATTTTGACTATAGAACTAGAAATGGCAAAGTGGTAAACAAAATCACAGCAAAGCAGTATAAAGAATTATTATCCTATGTTGAGGATATGTTAGGAATAGAATCATAA
- the rbsD gene encoding D-ribose pyranase, with amino-acid sequence MKKTRVINSNISRVIAQMGHFDTIGIGDAGMPVPADTEKIDLAVEAGLPSFIQVLENVLSELEVQKVYLAEEIKVQNPEQLAAVKKVVGDTPIEFIPHEEMKKDLSDTKAFIRTGEETPYSNILLESGVVF; translated from the coding sequence ATGAAAAAAACAAGAGTTATCAACTCTAATATTTCACGTGTCATCGCTCAAATGGGGCATTTTGATACGATTGGAATCGGTGATGCCGGAATGCCAGTTCCAGCAGATACTGAAAAAATTGATTTGGCGGTTGAAGCTGGCCTACCTAGTTTCATACAAGTATTGGAAAATGTCTTGAGTGAACTAGAAGTACAAAAGGTCTACTTAGCTGAAGAAATCAAAGTTCAAAATCCAGAACAATTGGCAGCTGTGAAAAAAGTTGTCGGCGATACGCCGATTGAGTTTATTCCCCATGAAGAAATGAAGAAAGACTTGAGTGATACTAAAGCGTTCATTCGAACAGGAGAGGAAACACCATATTCAAATATTTTGCTTGAAAGTGGCGTTGTCTTTTAG
- the rbsK gene encoding ribokinase, which yields MKKIVVLGSINIDTILNIARLPLPGETMAMHDRSIAGGGKGANQAIAAVRAGAETSFIAKIGKDHAADFMIDTFKNDGLNIQNVTEDNVAGTGKAYILLDDHGQNSILIYGGANQTITVEDIKNASETIKSADCLITEFETPLEASTEAFRIAKANNVLTILNPAPAKQNIPEELLKLTDIIVPNETEAQAITGIEVVAEPSMAQAAKKMHAMGVKNVIITVGANGSFYSQSEKSGFVNAYKVNTVDTTAAGDTFIGYLASKLDSDLSNIEEAMKFASKASSITVQTQGAQNSIPYVKDVEI from the coding sequence ATGAAGAAAATTGTTGTATTAGGTTCAATTAATATCGATACTATTTTAAATATTGCTCGTTTGCCTTTACCCGGCGAAACAATGGCAATGCATGACCGTTCAATTGCTGGCGGTGGAAAAGGTGCTAATCAAGCGATTGCAGCTGTTCGTGCTGGTGCTGAGACTTCATTTATCGCTAAGATTGGGAAAGACCATGCAGCCGACTTCATGATCGATACTTTTAAAAATGATGGCTTGAACATCCAAAATGTGACTGAAGATAACGTTGCTGGTACTGGTAAAGCTTATATTTTATTAGATGATCATGGTCAAAATAGTATTTTAATTTATGGTGGAGCTAACCAAACAATTACAGTTGAAGATATTAAGAATGCTTCTGAGACAATTAAGTCAGCCGATTGTTTGATCACTGAATTTGAAACACCACTGGAAGCATCGACAGAAGCTTTTAGAATTGCTAAAGCAAATAATGTTTTAACCATTTTAAACCCTGCTCCAGCTAAACAAAATATTCCCGAAGAGTTGTTGAAACTCACTGATATCATCGTTCCTAACGAGACAGAAGCTCAAGCAATTACTGGAATTGAAGTCGTCGCCGAGCCTTCAATGGCCCAAGCTGCAAAAAAAATGCACGCAATGGGTGTAAAGAATGTTATAATAACCGTCGGTGCTAATGGATCATTTTATTCACAATCTGAAAAGAGTGGTTTCGTTAATGCCTATAAAGTTAACACTGTTGATACAACAGCTGCCGGTGATACATTTATCGGATATCTAGCTTCTAAGTTAGATTCAGATTTAAGTAATATCGAGGAAGCGATGAAATTTGCTAGTAAAGCATCTTCTATTACAGTTCAAACTCAAGGTGCTCAGAATTCAATTCCTTATGTCAAAGATGTTGAAATTTAA
- a CDS encoding cold-shock protein, with protein sequence MEHGTVKWFNAEKGYGFITREDGSDVFVHFSAIQGDGYKTLEEGQAVTFDIEDSDRGPQASNVVKD encoded by the coding sequence ATGGAACACGGAACAGTTAAATGGTTTAACGCAGAAAAAGGCTATGGTTTTATTACACGCGAAGATGGTAGTGACGTATTTGTTCACTTCTCAGCAATCCAAGGTGACGGTTACAAGACACTTGAAGAAGGTCAAGCTGTAACATTCGATATCGAAGATTCAGATCGTGGCCCACAAGCTTCAAACGTTGTTAAGGACTAA
- a CDS encoding MFS transporter, with translation MQKAWQKNFRILWFGSFITDMGNAMTLPFVVLFIDTLGDFSQTQLNFLGATAFSLTYLMKAFVSPLWGRLADLKGRKLMCLRASGVMTITIFMIGLSPNVWFLLFFRALQGAFSGYINNANALMSVSAPKGIQGRVMSKLVTGSITGTLIGPLIGSFLATSVGYRGAFFLTSFLMGLVFLTTLFGVKEDFVPIAKEKLQPALPLMKKIGWPFFIALFYSLLAIQATTNAITPMISLLVRELDSHGSNLVLITGIVSAAPGLATILMAGVVGRLIDKMGALKSIVLFLVLAVVSLVLTSLVQNVWELIVLRFILGISDAALIPSIQVLTVRNVPKQIFGRVFSYNQSAQSFGNVFGPMLAAVIATGLGYKSIFLFCAILEALALILWVLYTKRQAIKLDSLRHF, from the coding sequence ATGCAAAAAGCGTGGCAAAAGAACTTTAGGATTTTATGGTTTGGTAGCTTTATTACTGATATGGGCAATGCGATGACATTGCCTTTTGTCGTCTTATTTATCGATACGTTGGGTGATTTTTCGCAAACGCAATTGAATTTTTTAGGAGCGACAGCTTTTTCTCTAACCTATTTAATGAAAGCTTTTGTTTCACCGCTTTGGGGGCGCTTGGCTGATCTAAAGGGACGGAAATTAATGTGCTTACGAGCTTCAGGCGTGATGACAATAACGATTTTCATGATTGGTTTGTCACCAAATGTGTGGTTCTTGTTGTTCTTTCGGGCCTTGCAAGGAGCGTTCTCAGGTTATATTAACAATGCCAATGCTCTGATGTCGGTTTCTGCACCAAAGGGCATTCAAGGACGTGTGATGAGTAAACTCGTAACTGGTAGTATCACAGGAACTCTGATTGGACCTCTGATTGGGAGTTTTCTAGCTACGAGTGTTGGTTATCGAGGGGCATTTTTTTTAACGAGTTTTTTGATGGGTTTGGTTTTCTTAACGACATTATTTGGGGTTAAAGAAGATTTCGTACCGATTGCCAAGGAGAAACTTCAACCAGCTTTACCTTTAATGAAGAAAATCGGTTGGCCATTTTTTATAGCCTTGTTTTATTCGCTCTTAGCCATTCAAGCGACGACCAATGCAATTACACCGATGATCAGTTTATTAGTCAGAGAGCTTGATTCTCACGGTTCTAATCTGGTTCTCATCACAGGAATCGTTTCAGCAGCTCCAGGGTTAGCAACGATTCTCATGGCAGGAGTAGTTGGTCGTCTAATTGATAAAATGGGAGCTTTAAAAAGCATAGTGTTGTTTTTAGTACTAGCTGTTGTCAGTTTGGTTTTGACTAGTTTGGTACAAAACGTTTGGGAATTAATCGTTTTGAGATTTATTTTGGGGATTTCTGACGCTGCTTTGATTCCATCGATTCAAGTTTTAACTGTACGAAACGTACCGAAACAAATTTTTGGACGAGTTTTCAGTTATAATCAATCCGCACAGTCGTTTGGGAATGTTTTTGGTCCAATGCTTGCGGCTGTGATCGCTACGGGATTAGGTTATAAAAGTATCTTTCTGTTCTGTGCTATTTTAGAAGCCTTAGCTTTGATATTGTGGGTTTTGTATACGAAACGACAAGCAATAAAACTTGATAGTCTAAGACATTTTTAA